The Juglans regia cultivar Chandler chromosome 16, Walnut 2.0, whole genome shotgun sequence nucleotide sequence ATTTTGCTAAATCGGGCAGcacttagcttgtaattaggttcatCTCCTGTAGTTTCAAGCACTGTGGATGGATATAACTTATTTGGTTATTAGGGCCATTACCATCAATGAAAAGCCTAATAAAgttggcattttattttttatgctttgaATGCTCAAGTGTGCCCTCTTCAATCTGGTTTATGCAGGAGGAAGAGATGGTTAGGAATAGTGTGATGTTTGATTTACTTTATTACACCCTGGTCATTCTATGGCTTTACAGTATATATCCAGTATTATAGAATATGTTTCCATCTACCCCTGCATGAGAAATTTCTTTGGGAGATTGAATAATTGTGATCGTTTGTCATTATATACACCTTGCCactttacttatatattaaaaaaatatacacctTGCAGCTTAACTACTTGTACATGTAGTTGTCCTTGCAGTGGTGGAATGACTGTATATCTTTGGCTATGTGAGAGAAATAATATACAAAGTATAGTCCATTCCCCTGTCAATGGATTGCAAGACATATATAACAATCAAATCTTGTAAGTTCCTTCTCTTACTATTGTAGCTTCAGTAACCATTAACTTCTCTTTTCTCATTTTGCCCATTTTTTCATGGCAAAAATGTGACATATCTTAATCCTCAGAACTACAAGCACATCCTAGAACCTTCATGAAGAATACAATGAAAGTCTAGTTGCCAGAAAAAGAGATCTCCAGCAAAGAAAGGTAGAAATCCAACAAAGAGAGGAAAAACTCTAAAGGAGAGGAAAATTAATGTTGTTAATGTTGTGTTGGCCCTGTTGGGGACTTAGCTAATTGGTTAAGTTTGTAAGCGTTGTAGTCAGATGGGTCACTCGTAAAGTTGTTGTGATGTTACTTTATGTGCTACACTATAGCAAACTTATGATGTTACAATAAGTAACTGGAGTTTTCCACAAATTGTCTACTTTTGTGGTTTTATTTACATAGTGTTGCATCtgtgaaataaaaacaacagTGTACTTTTCAGCAGCAGCAAAATAAAAACTGTAAATGGTAAAAATAGACATCACTCAAGAATATAACTTaagaatcaaattcaaaaactgCCAATAGTAGAAATTGCACTTCAATTCTTCATTAAAAACTCGAAATCCAAATCTATAACAAGTCTGAGATTACATCATAAAAACTCGAATCATCAATTCAACAAGATCGAATACATAATACATCAACTCGAGCAAACTCGAAATCCAAAACTATAAACAACAGGACTCCAAATCATCAACTGAGCAAGCTTGCATCTCCTAATGTTTGTGCACTAAGAATTAGAGCCAATTATTAGCTATGGGAAATGGCATCCATCTTTGCTTGGTTTACAAGTTCTTGTCCTCCTTCAACCTAAGAACAAGTGTAGCGGTTTTTTTCTATTTAGCATACCTACAAAGCTCATAAATCATACATTGCATAGTtgccaaaactttttttttttttttttttaacaatgatTTGAGGTGTGATCTTGGCTTCTAGAATTCACTAAAATTCCAACAAATCTCCCAcgcatcaattttttatattaacttGAAAGTGGTTTGCTACATTTAGGTAAAGGCAGTAAGCAAAATCAGAGCAAGAGAAAAAGCAATAATAATTGCACTTCCATTTTTCAGATAGCAGTCGAAAGTTGCAACAACTTGCATCAGTCTTTCGAACCATCTGCAGACATTGAACAAATAAAGATTCATCAGCCTTATATGGATGTAAAAACTCCTTAACAATCATATTCCTTACCTCAATTAAGTTTGTTCCTAAGGATGTTACATTGGCAGACCTCCTTTCCCTTCTTCATCTTTACCCATGTCATGCAATCGACGATCTAATAAGAAGCAAAtccataaatgaaaaaaaaaaatatatatatatatatatatataccaacacattgaaattaaaaactaaacataaaagtaataatatgcAATTATTTTGGAGCCCAATCATTTGTCAAGTTCAGCAAtttgtcaatttgaaaataaaaaaaatgcatgaccAAAGACCTTATTTCCTTgctttgagatttgaaattttttaaaagcacTTGTTATGTCGTTATGCAAACCCAATGACTTTGAATTTGCAAGCATGCACCTAATATCATCATGATTAATGGTGAGCTCTGTGATGAATTTACACGATACAGAATTTGAAGCTGCCAATTAAATTTACACAAAGCCGATAGATGTAAATAAATAtgtcaaataaaagaaatctaaaaaaaaaaaaattaacaaaaaaaagaaggttCGTTCAGAGGTAGATGTTTTACGTGGCCGGTGGCCGGTGGAGGAGAAAATGACGTCGACTGTGACGGACGGAGCTCGAAAACTGGCCGACAGCATTGGAGTTTCACTTTGGGCATGTGTCCCAGGAAGAGAGATAAGAATCAAATGGTAGAAAGTTTTGTCGAATCGCTTAAGGGAGGGAAGGTAAAGTGAGGGGCAATTTTGACATTTGACCAAACTTGTAGGGAAAACGACAAAAACACCTTTCCTATTTCGTGCGCACGCAGGCCACCAATGGGGACTGTTATCTTAACTCGAGTTTTTCTCTTTGTCCTTAACATTAAGTTATCTTAAGAGACTCGTAACATTATATAAGTCTTAGAATATATAACTTTCACGCATGACgcatctattttaaaaatagtgtGGTcagtgattaaaaatatatataaattttaaatttatctaatttattttaaaagaattaattaaatctataaatatcatttaatatcttaaaaacaaagaaattaaattaccTTGAGGACTGTCAATGTCCAGATCTTCGGAGTAAAAACGCTTCTGTCACGTATCGAGTTGAATTCAAAGTTCCTTAATTAATTACGACGTCAATGTTGAAATTAGTCTGCAAAacgatatttttgttttgttttttgccgGCCGCGCGTGAAGAATCAAAGAGCACGTGAATTGGACGAGAAAGAAGTGGACGGAGTAAAAGTCTTGTATCTGatcaaagttatatatatatcagagaCTCGTGGTAACAAACAACATCACCCATAGGGCCCCACCAACATTAACAACGTCCTCAATATTCCAAAAGATTGAATAATGTGAACTACATCATTAATTGGTACCCAAATTAAACACGTACGTATATATGTACACTTCTATTGACATAAGTCAATATTAGTCTTAATTCGACCCTTCTCATATGGAAAAAGCTTTACGCCTCACACCCATCAATAGAACAATGACACGTAAGCATTCCATGAAAATTCTCATTACAGCCTCGTACACCTCAAACTATATATGAAGAGAGAATAGGGAATAATATCGAACGCTACCAGAACCATACAGAGCAAAATATGACAattattcaaacatatataGGGAAGATGCATGTAATCATCTGAGTATTAATTTCCCTAGGGTGCGCTTCACAAAGCAATAGAAACTGAAGCGCCATCATGAAGATTGCCAATGTGACTATATTAAGAGATATCAGAGAACTAAAGTTAAGAATGGCTCATAAAAAAACTCAAGCAGCCATAATCTATGTGTCagagtattagtattggattggtcatcctatttttcaaattttgactaatatgtagcTTTTTCatctttagctaatcattcaaaactagaagtctacattggattagtcatcacactctctataataataaaatatttttattttttaattaatttttattttattttcataatcttcaataacctccaacaaatcatatttatttttattttcacaatctaacaatctataatataataatctcatatgtatatagatggtaaaatctcatatgaataaaaatctcatatctataatataataatctcaaaaaataattttagacttgctatagttcttttcatatttgaaaagaaaaatagatttactgtaacttatagtttggatgaaaacaatttagttaattcaatgtggagcaaatatagatgatatttgctaaatttgaatatgaaaatgtatttagctaatccaatgccaatgctctcaTAATCCAGAATGTTTctaagaaaagatgaaaaaatggttcaATCCATTATCATGCATTATTTCTATTCCCAACAACAAACATTCCTTAATTCCATTGTTACTGGATGCCTATTCCCTTCAGTGATGAGCCTTTGCCTCAGCTTTCTTTTGAGATTTGGCCTTTGCTTGAAGGTGTAAAACTTCCTTAAACAAGTTTTGGCAGAGTATAAGCTAAGcttcaaaattaaattggaaCGGTAATATATGAACTGAGACTGGCATgcgtttgtttgtttttgttttttttgttttttttttttgggctttaGGACTTCGTGCATCTTGCagatggaggaggagaggagagaaagaagGAGGGGGAAACGTTTTGGGTTATATGCGGCTGTAATAGAAATTTCTATGGAATGCCTACATGTGATTGTTTCAGTGATGGGTGTGAAAATGGGTTTCAAACCCATCTGGCCTGAAGCGCGACTCTTctcatatatatctatatgaataatgatagggttactaccttattactacccatttactactcaaattgtatttgattttttttaattttttattttactgaatgattaaggaagtgaatattaataaaattatatatttttttaattttttcttaatgattaaatatggtaaaaaaatacttaaaaaaaatttgaaatgtgtTTGGGTAGTAGGTgggtagtagatgggtagtaaccctatcactaccctatatatatatatatatatatatatatatatatatatataactatcactattaattaattcttaTGTGCTTGCCATGCATATTGgtcacaattttatatataaaaagatgcatgcatggaggcGATTAACTATTTAAGATCGGGTAATTGCAATTTGTAAAATCATTActtatttcaaaagtttaaactgatgggaagatatcatagatttaattatttgtattatattcttaacacgcCCATCagtgttaagaatatatttcaaaacTGATGGGTCATCCATTGAGGAcgattatatatttcaaaactgATGGGTCATccatagatttaattatttgtattattatgAGACAAACCCTCCTCAATGGATGACccaacacatgaaatatttaattaaatgaggtagagtgtagagtcatgATTCAAACTCATAAACTCTGCTctgatatcatataaaatcactacttgttccaaaattttaaactgatgaaaagatatagatttaattatttgtattatattcttagcCCAACCAATTGCTGTGGATATAATTTGCGaatcatattaattagtgtAAATAGAGCTTGTGCTGTATCAAATTAAACCACACATGCAAGCCCGTCGaataatatacataaaatagcaaaaaagaaaaaaaacaaacaaacaaagaacaCATTAGTGTAAATATATAACTAACTATAAGGTGttatttcaaacaaaaaaaactagaagATGTAGGTAGGTAGCAGGAAATGAAAGTAGCATTACAGGGACTTAGTTTTTTTGCTACATAtgttctcatatatatatatatatatatatgtatatagatagatagatatatatgtatatagatagatagatagattcAGCGCAGCCACCATGTTTGGCGCCGGTCACCGGAGTTGAGACaacaatatttgaaatgcagCAATTCCACTCCAAGTTCGGTGACATTCCTACGCATGAACAGCGAATCACGACAAAGAGGACAGGTTACGCGATTGTATCCAAGCCATCTGTCTAAGCAAATTCTATGAAAAATATGGTCACATCTCAACTCTCTAATCTCTTCGCCTTCCTCAATCTTGGACAGACACACCGCACATTCTACTTGATCTTCTTCATCAGACCCGGCGGCCGGCTTCCACTCGTAAACACCGTTTGTTGGTCGAGGTTCTTGGTCGCAGCTGCTATATTGTGGCATGTCATGATGGTGATCATGGTCGTACCACCCCTTGGAGAAGGAATGATAAAGCAAGAGATCGAGCAACTTTGTAAGACGTGAAGCAACCAAGACGACATTTTTCCAAACGATGGACAAACGATTTAGCTTGTAAAACTGCTTACGGAAACAAAACATGATGGAAACCAGAAGGAAAAGGAGTGAGAAAATTGACGAAATGGACAAAGAGTTCATGGATGATCGACTAGCTGCTGAATCGATGAGGGAAGAATTAAAGGAGGTAGGAGGCCGATCGATAGGGTTAGCTGGAATTGAAACAAAGTGATCGATCAGTACTACGTAACGCACAAAGGCTGTGATTTTTGAGGAATAAGTGATATCTAGCAACGAGCTGCTAGGGTTGATTTCCAGGAAAATGGGTTTTTTCTGTACTCTTTTTAGGGTTAATCACGAATATGGCATGCATGCAACATGCAGTGGATGGAATTGCAGGCCGAtcgagaagatgaagatgaattcggtggagagggaagaagagggtcgagctagttatatataatgGTCTTTGGTTCATGCACAAGTGCACTGCTTGGGTTCAAGACTTGACTTTAGGGGTCATGCTTACATCAAGATCATCAAGGAAATTAATCCACAGTTGGTAGCAGTCTTTTTGGAAGAACTACCTAATTCGTAATTTAgtgcatataaaataaaaagatagagAGTGGAAATATTCCGCAATCTATAGGCGAGGCAATTACCATAGCACATGCTGGCTGGGACGTGCttgataattcttttatttatttattaagtggCCGGCCGGGCTAGCTATCCAGcttgattaatattattcattgcCAGAATTAATAATAGTGTCATGTTGTTATAAAGACATCTCAATACATAGAGACAAATACACATATAATTAACAAAGATTCTACAAGTATTGAATAAATATAGTCGGATTtttttaggagaaataatacagtcataaagagattatcttataaaaataaatttataaattaatataattttatataatacgttactTTGATCATAATTAATTGAAAgcatcaacaaaatatttagtgtaagaaaaaaagagagagagagagagagagagagagaggggaattAAGGTGAGTTTGGAGATAAAAAGAGATCGAGGAAGTAGATGAAGAAAAGTCACTCTTATAGTACTACTAACTGGAAAGCGAGAGCAGCTCTCTCATAAAGCTGTTCATGCATGGATTTTGAGTTATTGGGATCAACATCACAGCAACGAATTTCCTGTGGCCGACAGGACTAGCTACTTTGGGTACAAAAcataaagcatttttttaaagaaagaaatgtaaaaTCGAGTCCTATAATTAAGGACAAGATTAGTTGTACTAGGTTGCCGTCAAATAATGAATTCtgcataatataaatttatcctttttttattttatttttttaacatatttaaatatttttaaaaaataaaaaaaatataaatatattaaaagttactttcttaatcattaaattaaaaaaataaaataaaatatataaacgaataaaaataaaagaataacttCAGGTGGTATACTAGTATTTCTATATATACGAAATAGTTaagtttctttatattttttattt carries:
- the LOC108981879 gene encoding RING-H2 finger protein ATL30-like, coding for MNSLSISSIFSLLFLLVSIMFCFRKQFYKLNRLSIVWKNVVLVASRLTKLLDLLLYHSFSKGWYDHDHHHDMPQYSSCDQEPRPTNGVYEWKPAAGSDEEDQVECAVCLSKIEEGEEIRELRCDHIFHRICLDRWLGYNRVTCPLCRDSLFMRRNVTELGVELLHFKYCCLNSGDRRQTWWLR